One genomic segment of Candidatus Nitrospira nitrificans includes these proteins:
- a CDS encoding PGPGW domain-containing protein has product MDGLLSTVQQYISTETLVTLTALSIVFFVGSLIAIPFILVRIPTDFFDIRVPRPWMENHHPVLRLLGHLAKNVVGAIFLFAGFLMLFLPGQGILTMLIGVTMLDFPGKRKLEAKMIGQPAVLSTINAMRQKFGKPPLTIAPDP; this is encoded by the coding sequence ATGGACGGGCTTCTTTCAACGGTTCAGCAATACATCTCGACGGAAACCCTCGTGACCCTGACGGCTCTGTCGATTGTCTTTTTTGTGGGATCGTTGATCGCCATCCCCTTCATCCTTGTCCGGATCCCGACGGATTTTTTCGACATCCGTGTGCCGCGCCCTTGGATGGAGAATCATCACCCGGTGCTACGGTTACTCGGCCACCTGGCCAAGAACGTGGTGGGCGCCATCTTTCTGTTTGCAGGCTTCTTGATGCTGTTCCTGCCGGGCCAGGGCATCCTCACGATGTTGATCGGGGTGACGATGCTGGACTTCCCCGGCAAGCGCAAGTTGGAAGCGAAAATGATCGGGCAGCCGGCCGTCCTGAGCACCATCAATGCCATGCGTCAGAAGTTCGGGAAGCCGCCGCTCACGATCGCGCCGGATCCTTAG